The window AACATTTGCCCCGAAATAAGAAACTGTAAAATGAGAACGCCCAAACACATAAACAAACGGTAAAGAATAAATGCCTCGCTCACTTTGAGATTGTAATTCAGCCACGGGATCGAAACCCCAGTCTAAAAGAAACTGCAGCATTTCAGAATAAGAAATAATCCCACCGGCATCAGAAATGTGATAGCGAACTAAAGGAATACCGTTGTCACCAGAAAACAGCAAAGTGCCATTATCTACCTCAAAAAAGCGACTCAAGGGATCATACTGTACCAGCGTTGGCAGGCGAGACTCCCCAAACAGGGAACGGGCGACAGTGGGATGATTTGCCAAAAACCGGCGAATGCAAATACTCAGCGGTGTCTCATTGCCTAAAACACCGGCATCTGCTGTCCCGTAAAGGGAAGCAAAGTCATAGCAAGGACTTAACGAACCCATGCGTTCCCCTACTAAAGTCCGCCACTCTTCGCTAAAAACCTCACCTGCCATCACTAACTTAATTGCATATTTATACCACTCGATGCCTTGGGCGATGCCGGCATCAATGGTATCTTTTAAAAACGGTGGATAGCCTAAAAGTACGACTTGATCAAATGCCGGTGCGAGTTCTTGTACAACTCGAAAAATTTCTGTTTTATTGTTACCTGGAGTGATCACAGTAATCGGATAGCCTTTGGCAGCAAGATGCCGGCAGCAGCTAGCGGTATACATCCCTCCTACCCAAGTTCCCAAAGCAAAACAAATGACAGCTAGTGTGTGGCGGCTATCGGCTTGGAAACTGTCACGAAAAATTTGCTCAAACCGGCTGGCAATTTGAAATTCATCCGTAATAAAACGGGGCCAAAATGTGGGAGTGCCGGTTGAACCGGAGGAAACAGCGATCAGATCGCAACTTTCCAATTTTCCATTACGACAAAGTGCGGCGAGAGAGTGCCGGCGCAAGTAATTTTCTTTTGTTGTTAAAGGCAGTTTTTGAAAATCTTCAAAGGTTTTAATCGAAGTTGGATCAATGCCTTGTTCATGCAGGAATTCTTGATAAGCCGGCACAGTTGCAACCACTGAATGAAACAGCTTTAGCGCGGCTGCCGATGCATTTTCTTTTGCGCGTTCTTGAAGCAACGTTTCCACCGGCATATTTAAAAACGCTTGCAAACCCGCCAACGCCCGCTGTTTTTGTTCTTCCTGCATTTCCCAAGTCCTCTTATCTCTGCTTTGCCGGCAACTTTTTCTCCATCTTGCTCAAGATGATAAACAGGTAAGTCTCAATAAACATCATTGCGTAAAAAAATGTAACTCAACCGACTACCAGATTTACCTGCATCGGATAGCCGATTAGCGTCAATCAAAAAAAGATGAGCAACTTTGCATAAAACGAGCAATATCATATAAAAACTTAAACATTATTTTATAATTAATTAATTTCTGTAAATTAGTTTTGACGCTTATTTAATCTTTCAAATTTTCTAATAATTTAAAAGTTTTACCCAAAGAAAAGCAGGGTGATACCAACTAAATGTTAGAGTTTTAACGATGACGCTCTATTCCAGCCGGCGCACCCGTCTAAACTTGCTTTCGCACTTTAATTTTCATTCTCCAAATAGCGCTTACCCCAACCACTCTGGATTCTTCGCTGTACCGTCAAATCGGTTAGACGTCTTATAAAGCTCGTATTCACCTTTTAAAGCCGCCTCGCGAGTCTTAGCTAACAACGCCGACACTTGTTCTTGACTCATCGGCTCAAACGTGCGTACCGCCTCGAAGGCTTGCTCTAGAATTTCCATCTTCTCAATGCCGGTAATAACTGTTGAAGTTGGCAAATTCATTGCGTAGTGGAGGCACTCAATTGCTTTAATTGTATTGCTCTTTAAAATGTAGGGATCGCCCATCGATTTCATTCCCAAAACCCCAATTTCATCTCTGACAAGTCTGGGTAAAACTTCACTTTCAAAACTGCGAAAATGAGCGTCCATTGCATTAAGCGGCATCTGCACCGCATCAAAACGGAAATTATTTTGATCGGCGATTTCCAGCATTCGGAGATGAACAAGGGGATCTTTATGTCCGGTAAAACCAATGTAGCGAATCTTGCCGGCTTTCTGCGCCGCCACCACAGCCTCCATCGCACCGCCGGCAGCAAAAATGCGATCCGGATCTTCCAGGCGAATTATTTCATGATGCTGCATCAAATCGATATAATCGGTCTGCAAACGTGTTAGAGACTCGTCAATCTGTTTAGCCGCAGCCTCTTTCGTTCGCCCGTCGATTTTAGTCATTAAAAACACCTTATCACGGTATCCGTTTTGAAGCGCTTTTCCCATCCAAATTTCGCTCTTTCCATCATGATAATCCCAGCAGTTATCCATAAAATTGATGCCCCGATCAATGGCACTGCGAGTTAGTTTGATGCTCTCTTGCTCATCTGGTATGCGTCCAATATGATGCCCGCCTAAACCAATTAGGGATACTTTTTCTCCTGTGCGCCCTAGTGTCCTGTATATCATCTCCCCACTTTTAGTTTGGGCTGGGGTGGATTGTTGTTGGGCTAATAGCGATTGGCCAAACAACCTGTCTGAAGCGGCAAGCCCTGCGGCAACCAAACCAGAGGTAGAAGCTACTTTCAATAAATCTCGTCTGCTGATATTCATCGCTGTCTCCTTCTAAGGAAGTATCAAAACTCATCCTCACAGGATTGCACGATGACATCATGTGGTGCATCTAACTATTGAAAGAGAACAGCCCTTGCTTTTGTTGCAAATATTTTTGTTTGTTGCTGAATCAGATTACTATTTAAGAAGCAACTGTCCCAGTTAGAGTGGGCAGCTATAAAAATTTTTATAAAATCTAGATACTTTTAATAAAAGTTATAGACGCGAGCGAGACGTTGGCGCTGACGCGAACACACTCTGGAAAAATATTACGAATAATTTAGGATTGCTTTATCCTCAATATGAGCGTTAAAAACTTGAGTTATCCCCCTCATTTACATATAAAATAGGAATATTCTCAAGAAAATACGACGGCTAAAATCCTTGATTGAACGGAAAAAAGTCAGGTTCAAGCCGAAAGTTTGTGTCTAAACACACACAAGCCAGAAAGCCACTGTAGAGGAATTTGCGATCGCTCCATCATAATCGCTCCTCCCCAGCGCCACACACTCTCTGCAACTCATGGCATAATAACGCCTTAGTGCAACTAAGCTTTTGACTGTCTATGCCGCTCTCTGCTGCTCAACCGGCCCTTCTCGTACTCATCGATGGAACTGTTTATCGCGGTTGGTCTTTTGGGTCCACCGGCACTACCGTCGGAGAGGTAGTCTTCAACACCGGCATGACCGGCTATCAAGAAGTTCTGACTGACCCCAGCTACTGTGGCCAACTCGTCACGTTCACCTACCCAGAACTCGGCAACACCGGCGTCAATCCCGAAGACGAAGAATCCAACCGCCCTCAAATTAGAGGAGCGATCGCTCGCAACATCTGCAGCCGACCTAGCAACTGGCGATCCACCCAATCCTTAAGCGACTATCTCAAAGAACACAACATTCCAGGAATCTACGGGATCGATACCAGAGCACTCACCCGCAAAATTCGCTCGGTGGGAGCGATGAACGGGGCCATTTCCAGCGAAATCCTTGACCCGACAGAGTTGCTGTCAGTGGTGCAGGACGCGCCCAGCATGAATGGATTAAATCTGGTTCCTGAAGTCACCACCTCTAAAACCTACGAATGGTCAGAAGCCACCCAAGGAGTCTGGGAATTTAGCGACACAACCCAGCCTGCCGAGGAACAGTTAACCGTTGTCGCCATTGATTTTGGCATCAAACGCAATATTCTGCGGCGTCTAGCTAGTTATGGCTGCCGGCTCATTGTCGTGCCGGCAAACACACCCCCAGAGGAAATACTCAAACACAACCCAGACGGCATTTTCCTCTCCAATGGCCCAGGCGATCCGGCTGCTGTCAAAGAAGGCATTGCCACCACCAAAGCCCTGCTGAACAGCCAGAAACCTGTATTTGGCATCTGCTTGGGGCACCAAATTCTCGGCCTTTCCCTTGGTGCGGAAACCTTCAAACTCAAATTTGGCCATCGGGGTTTAAATCAACCTGCCGGTTTAGAACAGCGGGTAGAAATTACCAGCCAAAATCACGGGTTTGCTATCGATCCCGACTCCTTAGCCCCTGAAGTAGAAATTACCCATCTCAACCTCAACGATCGCACCGTAGCCGGTTTGCGTCACCGTTCGCTGCCCCTGTTTTCTGTCCAATATCACCCAGAAGCCAGCCCCGGACCGCATGACGCCGATTATATGTTTGAACAATTTGTCCAAACCATGCGAGATGCCCGCAAAGCCACAACCGCCTCTTAAACACATCAATGAACAGAGAAAGTGATAAACATAAGTCAGTACCGTTTAGTGCCGGCTTTTTTATCATGAGCAGGGCAGTAGACAAGACACAAGAAAGAATCTATACTGGAGCGTCGATTTGAGGAAGATGCAGCTAGGAGGGAGCTATTGCTGAGCCACTAACCTTGACCGTAAGCCTCAGAGGCACTCGCGAAGTCAAGGAGAATTACCAACTATTCCGACTCACCGGCTTATTAGACGCCTTCTCCGAAGCCACCTTTCGGAGGGTTATTAGCAAGTGTATTGAGGACGGTCCAAAGCACATAATTTTGGATCTCTCTCAAATAGACTTTGTTGACAGTTCCGGTTTGGGCGCTCTGGTGCAGCTCGTTAAGAAAGCCCAAACCGATGAGGGCACATTGCAAATTGTCACCAATCCCAGGGTGACTCAGACTGTCAAGCTTGTTCGCTTAGAGAAGTTTCTGTCGTTGCAGCCTTCGGTTGATGACGCCTTAAACAACATCAAGCCGCCCAAGTCATCTTGACTTATATGGAGGAAGCGAGCTATCCAGTTTTTTGCTGGATAGCTTGTTTGTGCCGGTTCCATCTGCCACTTTCTAGGAAAAGCTAAGGCTGAAGCGCTTTTGCGGGAAATCGAGTCTCGTGCGTCAGTGCCTAAACAGTGTGCAATCCGCACTGCCGTCAAAACCGCAGACTCAATATAATATGAGGTAAGTAACAACTCTAATGTCATTAAATCAATCAACATCAACGCGGAGGCTAGGGCTATCAGCCATTTAATGAAAGGTCAGCTCAGGTGATAGCTTGTGAAGCATATAGGCAGGATCATGTCATCAAGCCCCGATGAAAATCCAGCGCCGAGTCTGGCCAATATAGGGTTCATGCAGCTGCCTCCGGAAACCTTGTCATGGGCGCAACTTCAACAAATATCACCGGCAGCCTTAGCCTATTTAGGGGACGCCGTTTATGAACTCTATATCCGCAAATGCTATCTCATGCCTCCCAGGCGTTTACAAACTTACCACAACCAAGTCGTTGCTCAAGTGCGAGCAGAAACTCAGGCAAGGCATCTGCGCCGGCTTGAACCTCACCTCACAAGCACAGAACTAGACATCCTCCGACGAGGCCGCAATGCTGCCCTCGGAAGGCCCAAGCGGGTTGCTCCAGAAATTTACCAACAGGCAACCAGTCTGGAAGCCTTAATTGGATATTTGTACCTGAGCGATCCCCAACGTTTAACCCACCTGCTAGCACAGTTGGAACTTGAACCCACATTAGCTGAATAGTTAAAGGTTTCCAAAGTCTGACGCGGATCAAACTTTAACCCGGATAATTCTGTTGAAGTGGCTCAAAAGTCAGGAATTCATCACAAAGCTCGACAAGTCAGGAATTCAGAACGCTATGCCAGAGAAACCGCAAAACCCCTCCCCCAGAGGCAACCTCCATCGCAACAAACTTTCCCTCAAACCCAAGTCTAAGCGGGTCATAACCACCCCAACTTCCAGCAATTCCGAGACAAGAGGGGATCGCAAACCCAGAATCACCCCCCCAACTTCCAGCAATTCCGAGAGAAGAGGAGACCGTAAACTCCGCATAAACACCCCAACTTCCAACACTTCCGAGAGAAGAGGTGACCGCAAACCTAGCATAACCACCCCAACTTCTAGCAATTCGGAGAGCAGGGGCGACCGTAAACTCACGATTCCAAGCAGGCCGGCTCAGGAGAGAACGTTCCAAAGCCGGCAGCGACACGTCATTGAGACGCCTCTTCCGCCTTCAGAGGAAGAAGCCGACTTGATCTATGGTCGTCATCCCGTTCTCTCGGCTTTAGAGAACCAGCGCCAACTCCACCGGCTCTGGATAACGCCCCAACTGCGCTACGATCCCCGCTTTCATGCCTTGATCCTCCAAGCCAAAGATAACGGCACCGTCGTTGATGAAGTTGAGTACCGCCGGCTCGACCAAATTACCCAAAAAGCCAATCACCAGGGCGTTGCAGCTCAAGTCTCATCCTACGACTACTACGAGCTAGGCGATCTGATCGCCCAAGCCAAATCTGCTTGCGATCAACCTGTGATTATTGCCGCTGATAGTATTACCGATCCGCACAATCTTGGGGCAATTATTCGCACGGCTGAAGCTTTGGGTGCCCAAGGGTTGGTGATCCCACAACGACGCGCTGTTGGTATCACTTCAACTGTGAGAAAAGTGGCAGCAGGCGCTTTAGAAAATTTTCCAGTTGCAAGAGTTGTCAATCTTGCTAGAGCCTTGGAAGAATTAAAAACAGAAGGCTTTTGGATTTACGGGACGGCGGCCAAGACTAGCCAGACGGTACACACGGTAAAATTCACCGGCCCGGTAGTCCTAGTCGTTGGCTCTGAAGGAGACGGTTTGAGTCTTTTGATACAGCGTTGCTGTGATCAATTGGTTTCAATTCCATTACAGGGAAAAACGCCCAGCCTTAATGTCTCGGTTGCTGCCGGCATGGCGCTTTACGAAATTTATCGCCAGCGATGGGCTAGTACGTTTTACCTTGATTCTTTCAAAAAAGAAAACAATTGAAAAAACAAAAGCAAGATAGTATAACAAAATGTAAAAGATAACAAGACTTCTTTGACCGCGTAGCACTCTCACGAACCCTTGGTAAATAGGCAAAACACAATGAAAGAATTGATGATTAGCTTGCTTAACTTCTTTGGTTGGGCTTTCTGGGTTGAGGTCGTTACCGAAACCCCCCGATGCACCTACTACTTTGGCCCTTTCATGACTAAGAAAGAAGCTGAATCTGCTAAGGCAGGATACATGGAAGATTTGCTCCAAGAAGGCGCTCAGGGCATTACCGTGAAAACTAAGCGGTGCAAGCCCCTCTATCTCACTGTTTATGACGAAATGGGGGAGATGCGTGATCGCAAGCGCAACATCCCTGTTTTTAGCAGTCAACCTTAATCGGTTGAGCCATCGCAGCAGCGAGTTGAACAAATTGTGGGTGAGGCCGATGTTCGGGCATAGCTGTTTAATCTGAGCTACGCAGAACGTTGGGTTCTGCTGAATTAGAGGTTTAGCCAACCGCTTTTCTCTCGTGACTCAGCAAGCGCTCGAACTTTTTGTGTGAGGAGATTCAGCCTCATTCAGACATCTGTTCCTACCACTTGTGGATGCACAGCCATCCAGCAGTCAATGTCGGATAAAACTTGGTCGGGAATTTCCCAAGGAAACAGGTGAGCTGTATTGGGATAGCAATGAGATTGGCAATTCCTCAGATGTTGAGCGGTTTCTAAACTCGACTCAGGGGTAATGTGGCGATCTGCTGCTGCGGCGAGCACTAAACTTGGACATTGAATCTGGGGCAAAACGTCGAGCCGGTTGTAACCAGAGCGCAGCGCTTTCTCAAGTGCCCGTCTTGCCGCACCAGACGTTTTCAAATACGCGGGCAGTCCTTCATCGGCAATGTGCCGGTAAGCAGTGGCTGTGTGTTGTTGTATCAGATAACGGAATAACGAGCGCTTGCCAAACGTGTCAATATTCCACTGCCAGCCTGGACTCGCCCGGTTCACGATCCCAGCCACTCCAGTGTAGAGCAAATCTTGCCAGGTAATCGGCGGATGGCTGCCCCTAGGCCGTGCGGCGGTGGCCACTAAAATCAGGCCGGTGACTCGCGCCGGCAGCCTCAGCGCTAGCTCAAGCGCTAATATTCCGCCCAAAGACCATCCCAGAACCAAGCAACGCTCGATGTTCAATCGGTCTAAAAGCGCTTCGAGATCGAGCAGGTGATCGGTCATATCAAAGTCATCACTCGCCAGACTCTTGCCATATCCTCGCAGATCGGGAGCCACGGTTTGGAACCGTTGAGATAAATGCTTGGTAAAAACGGCCATACTAGGGCCAGAACCGGGATGGCCATGCAAGCACAGAATGGGGAAACCTACCCCCTGAATGTCAACATTCAGTTGAGGGTGATCGCTTGGATGCGATTTTATGTGGGTCTTCTGCATGGTTTGGCTGAATGAGGAGATAATTTAGCGATGTTGTGCCGGTGGCGATTCATTGATTTCGCTCCACCGATCCCAGCCGCTCTATTTGATTTCTAGCACTTAATGCTGAAAATTGCCAAAAAGGGATATTCCACACCGGCCTTGTTTAATGTAAAATTTTGTAAAGTTTTAGGTTCGGATCAAACCAGCCAGACAAACTTCTATCCCAATCAACCCTTATCCTGTTTAAGTTCAAGAAGGCAATGTGGCTGTCAAATTACAACCGCCCAAACCAATATTTCAACTAACCTTTATTCAAGATGTCTTCTGCAAATCTATCGTTAGGGGGTTCTTGGATGGACATTCTATAAATAATAATGTAGACACTCGTTTAATTGCTCGTAAAAAATTGAAATCGCCTCTGACTCGCCCCTTCATGAATCAAACTTTTCAGCTATCTATTAGCGATAAAAAAAACTGGGAATTAGTGCTTTACTATTCAAAGTTTTGTCAAAAAATATTACTCAGGCAATTTATAACTGAAAAAGACAATATTATTTTAGTATCAAAATTGTCTACTTTTTATAGGCAATTCAGTATTTTTAGTCATTAATCGAAAATTTAATTAAGCGGTTCAGCAAAAACCTTGAGGGAACCTCCATGAATTTAGCCAAACAAATCGAAGAAATTTTTACGGTTTGCTTAGAAAAACTAGAATTAGCTTGGTGGGTGGAAATTATCACTTGTCAGCCGGCCTGCACTTACTACTTTGGCCCTTTTATCACGGCCAAAGATGCTGAACTCTCTCAAAACGGTTATATAGAAGATTTAGAACAAGAGAAAGCCCAAGGAATTGCCGTTAAAATTAAGCAGTGCCAGCCAATGGATCTAACGATTTGTCAGGATTAATATAGAGTTTGAGCGTGGCTGGAATTGTAACGTTGCCGGTACTTCCAAACTCGGCAATGTTACGATTCCAGTCAAGTCAACATTTTTTCTAAATCCACACTAACTTGAAAGTGACATAAATTCACAACTCAGGATTTAGAACCTTTACGGGGTGACTTCTTTTTCAACGCTTGTAAACGTTCGCGCAAGTCATTGACATTTGCAGTATGACC of the Microcoleus sp. FACHB-68 genome contains:
- a CDS encoding ribonuclease III domain-containing protein — encoded protein: MQLPPETLSWAQLQQISPAALAYLGDAVYELYIRKCYLMPPRRLQTYHNQVVAQVRAETQARHLRRLEPHLTSTELDILRRGRNAALGRPKRVAPEIYQQATSLEALIGYLYLSDPQRLTHLLAQLELEPTLAE
- a CDS encoding aldo/keto reductase; translation: MNISRRDLLKVASTSGLVAAGLAASDRLFGQSLLAQQQSTPAQTKSGEMIYRTLGRTGEKVSLIGLGGHHIGRIPDEQESIKLTRSAIDRGINFMDNCWDYHDGKSEIWMGKALQNGYRDKVFLMTKIDGRTKEAAAKQIDESLTRLQTDYIDLMQHHEIIRLEDPDRIFAAGGAMEAVVAAQKAGKIRYIGFTGHKDPLVHLRMLEIADQNNFRFDAVQMPLNAMDAHFRSFESEVLPRLVRDEIGVLGMKSMGDPYILKSNTIKAIECLHYAMNLPTSTVITGIEKMEILEQAFEAVRTFEPMSQEQVSALLAKTREAALKGEYELYKTSNRFDGTAKNPEWLG
- a CDS encoding alpha/beta hydrolase yields the protein MQKTHIKSHPSDHPQLNVDIQGVGFPILCLHGHPGSGPSMAVFTKHLSQRFQTVAPDLRGYGKSLASDDFDMTDHLLDLEALLDRLNIERCLVLGWSLGGILALELALRLPARVTGLILVATAARPRGSHPPITWQDLLYTGVAGIVNRASPGWQWNIDTFGKRSLFRYLIQQHTATAYRHIADEGLPAYLKTSGAARRALEKALRSGYNRLDVLPQIQCPSLVLAAAADRHITPESSLETAQHLRNCQSHCYPNTAHLFPWEIPDQVLSDIDCWMAVHPQVVGTDV
- a CDS encoding STAS domain-containing protein — encoded protein: MTVSLRGTREVKENYQLFRLTGLLDAFSEATFRRVISKCIEDGPKHIILDLSQIDFVDSSGLGALVQLVKKAQTDEGTLQIVTNPRVTQTVKLVRLEKFLSLQPSVDDALNNIKPPKSS
- a CDS encoding DUF1816 domain-containing protein; the encoded protein is MKELMISLLNFFGWAFWVEVVTETPRCTYYFGPFMTKKEAESAKAGYMEDLLQEGAQGITVKTKRCKPLYLTVYDEMGEMRDRKRNIPVFSSQP
- a CDS encoding phenylacetate--CoA ligase family protein; translated protein: MQEEQKQRALAGLQAFLNMPVETLLQERAKENASAAALKLFHSVVATVPAYQEFLHEQGIDPTSIKTFEDFQKLPLTTKENYLRRHSLAALCRNGKLESCDLIAVSSGSTGTPTFWPRFITDEFQIASRFEQIFRDSFQADSRHTLAVICFALGTWVGGMYTASCCRHLAAKGYPITVITPGNNKTEIFRVVQELAPAFDQVVLLGYPPFLKDTIDAGIAQGIEWYKYAIKLVMAGEVFSEEWRTLVGERMGSLSPCYDFASLYGTADAGVLGNETPLSICIRRFLANHPTVARSLFGESRLPTLVQYDPLSRFFEVDNGTLLFSGDNGIPLVRYHISDAGGIISYSEMLQFLLDWGFDPVAELQSQSERGIYSLPFVYVFGRSHFTVSYFGANVYPENVTVGLEQPVIQDWVTGKFVLQVKEDADKNRWLSVVVELAPAVEATEEKQEVIAASILTHLCRLNSEFANYVPEDYQTPQITLTPTGDPEYFPVGVKHRYTRG
- the rlmB gene encoding 23S rRNA (guanosine(2251)-2'-O)-methyltransferase RlmB, with product MNTPTSNTSERRGDRKPSITTPTSSNSESRGDRKLTIPSRPAQERTFQSRQRHVIETPLPPSEEEADLIYGRHPVLSALENQRQLHRLWITPQLRYDPRFHALILQAKDNGTVVDEVEYRRLDQITQKANHQGVAAQVSSYDYYELGDLIAQAKSACDQPVIIAADSITDPHNLGAIIRTAEALGAQGLVIPQRRAVGITSTVRKVAAGALENFPVARVVNLARALEELKTEGFWIYGTAAKTSQTVHTVKFTGPVVLVVGSEGDGLSLLIQRCCDQLVSIPLQGKTPSLNVSVAAGMALYEIYRQRWASTFYLDSFKKENN
- a CDS encoding DUF1816 domain-containing protein produces the protein MNLAKQIEEIFTVCLEKLELAWWVEIITCQPACTYYFGPFITAKDAELSQNGYIEDLEQEKAQGIAVKIKQCQPMDLTICQD
- the carA gene encoding glutamine-hydrolyzing carbamoyl-phosphate synthase small subunit yields the protein MPLSAAQPALLVLIDGTVYRGWSFGSTGTTVGEVVFNTGMTGYQEVLTDPSYCGQLVTFTYPELGNTGVNPEDEESNRPQIRGAIARNICSRPSNWRSTQSLSDYLKEHNIPGIYGIDTRALTRKIRSVGAMNGAISSEILDPTELLSVVQDAPSMNGLNLVPEVTTSKTYEWSEATQGVWEFSDTTQPAEEQLTVVAIDFGIKRNILRRLASYGCRLIVVPANTPPEEILKHNPDGIFLSNGPGDPAAVKEGIATTKALLNSQKPVFGICLGHQILGLSLGAETFKLKFGHRGLNQPAGLEQRVEITSQNHGFAIDPDSLAPEVEITHLNLNDRTVAGLRHRSLPLFSVQYHPEASPGPHDADYMFEQFVQTMRDARKATTAS